One segment of Maridesulfovibrio ferrireducens DNA contains the following:
- a CDS encoding polysaccharide biosynthesis tyrosine autokinase → MSKLLKAVEKAKRNRRIEEEQSWIAKGDSHIELFEPVIDSNIAGAGCVAAGGSEKDDLPCSVPPPSFFKDDLVLDDLNLAKNRVLTRNSSPLFTDVYNLLRTQILQRTKEKGHNVLMVTSAMPGEGKTITSINLAISIARKIDQFALLVDIDMRNPSIHKYLGIEVERGLTDYLLHDVPIPDLLIKPGVNKLSFLPAGEPLSDPAEVLGASRLQELIVEMKERYPDRYIILDCPDLLNAQDALVLSSYVDGIIFVVEAGKTSREQIQKSMTLLEGRNVVGVVLNKTGKESLDVN, encoded by the coding sequence ATAGAACTTTTTGAACCGGTAATAGATTCGAATATCGCCGGGGCGGGGTGCGTTGCTGCCGGAGGCTCCGAAAAGGATGATTTACCTTGTTCAGTTCCTCCTCCTTCATTTTTTAAAGATGACCTAGTCCTTGATGATCTTAATCTTGCTAAAAATAGAGTTTTAACTAGAAACAGCAGTCCTTTGTTTACTGATGTTTATAACCTTCTACGAACTCAGATTTTACAAAGGACAAAGGAAAAAGGACATAACGTGCTGATGGTGACCAGCGCTATGCCCGGAGAAGGGAAAACGATTACTTCAATCAATTTAGCAATCAGTATAGCTCGTAAAATTGATCAGTTTGCACTTTTGGTAGATATAGATATGAGAAATCCTTCTATTCATAAATATTTAGGAATAGAAGTAGAGCGTGGTCTGACAGATTATCTTTTACATGATGTCCCAATTCCTGATCTTTTGATTAAGCCGGGGGTTAATAAATTGTCGTTTCTTCCAGCAGGTGAGCCTCTCAGCGATCCTGCTGAGGTTCTTGGTGCTTCCAGACTTCAGGAACTGATTGTTGAAATGAAAGAACGTTATCCTGACCGATATATTATTTTAGATTGTCCGGACTTACTGAATGCTCAGGATGCTCTTGTCTTATCGAGTTATGTTGACGGGATTATTTTTGTGGTCGAGGCGGGAAAAACCTCTCGTGAGCAGATTCAAAAGTCCATGACTCTTTTAGAAGGACGTAATGTTGTCGGGGTTGTTTTGAATAAAACAGGCAAAGAAAGCCTTGATGTTAACTAG